Part of the Eleginops maclovinus isolate JMC-PN-2008 ecotype Puerto Natales chromosome 3, JC_Emac_rtc_rv5, whole genome shotgun sequence genome is shown below.
ttttgttttcacagcttcCATGTACAGAAGAAGTGATGGCCAGACTACCAGGGCTCTCTCCACAACCGGAAAGTTTTCTACCCAACGATGGgcacagaaagaaagggggaacaCACTGGACTTGGTTACGGTGACGTAATCCTCTCTCCTGGCAGGCACATTGTTAAACAATGTGTGCATTCCTCTCAGCAACTTGTCCAGCAGCCATGCAGTGAACCCACACTTTAAAGCATTGTGTAGCGTGTGTAGGCCACAGCTCCCCACACAAATGAGCTGAAGACCTGAGGGTTTCATTGCAAACTTGATATGAGAAACCAAATTCTCCATAGCAGTTCTCTGTATCACTTTGAACTTGTTTATTCAATGTAAACTGCACTACAAATACttactattttactttaatattactAATGGATCACATAcactctcacccacacacacagaaataacattagGCCTATAAACTCCTCACCTCCGTACTGCTCAGCTTGATCTTTCTGGAAAAGTTCGAACAGTTTCCAGTTAACACTGGGCCCATCCATTGAAATGGACACCAAGTCCTTGAGGTTCAGTTTGTCCATACATTCCtgaaaaaagtgctgcatttgaTTACCCAAGATAAGATGAATAGATGAGCAGCACATATTGTTAAGGGAAGTGCCTAATTGGTCATTGTGACATTGCCTTTACAGGACTGTGTATACCCCAAAAATGATATCAATATAAACTGAGAAATATTCAGAGTAAAAAAGGTTATGCTTACTTTGAGATGTGACAGCAGGTCTTGTGCAGTGGAATGTCCCATAAACCGGGAGCCCAAATATCTGGACTGAACCTGTCCCTCGTCCCAGAAGCGGACATGCACAtccagctgtttattttttgtagtctCGTTGAGGCTCTCATCGAACATCAGAACGAACGGCGATTTGTTGACTTTGGACACCAGTTCCTCTTTGATGAACACCGCTAAACCGAATTTGGCTATGTACGCCGTTTTGTCGGGACCACACGTGAAAGTGGTAGCTATGTCTGAATCCGGGAACATAAATTTGAAAAGATCGGAAACGTTCTCATTTGAATTGTAGGACTGATGTTTGGCGACTGTGTTGAGAGTCCACAACACCTCtgctttcattgttggtgtggACCCAAAGGCTGTGCGCAGATCCACACTAACGGGCGTTGCGCTAGTAGCTGGAAGGGCTGTAGCAGTAACGTTAGCAGCTGGCTGGTTCACGTTACCTGCTACTTCAGACACATTatcagctagctggctaacattagcaggcTGAAACACCCCGGCGACGGAGGGAGTTTGATCCTTCACCTTCATGGAACTGATGTGCTTGGCTGATTTAGCATGAGACTCTAGAGCCTTCACGCCCATGGTACcaagctggattttttttttgcatactgTGCAAAAAGCTTCGAATACGTTGTTTTCCACAGGTTTTACCCAGTGAAATGCTCGTTTGTCTCGCCACGCTTCATTAAATTTGCATTTCCCCATAACCACAGAATGTATCTTGGTCTGTCTATCTCTGGTCTGTGCTGCTATGATGCTGTAGCAAAGTGACGTCTTCCGACCCGGGGCAGCGTTCGTTCTCAATTATTGGTTCCGCCACTCTTTATTTAGGCTGTTATTTAATCAAAGTAATAGTGGttgacaaattaaactttttaaaagaatgcgATATACGGAGAAGTTACATACTGCACAAATTTAAGACCCATGTATCAAAATTCAAGactttttcaagtctttttaaggtattatttccaaattcataaattcaatgcttttaagactttttaaggacCCGCAGGAACCCTGCAACAATAATACAATCTCAGTTAGCTAAACAATGCTAAATCGCAGTTATGCTAACGAGCAGAAACGGACATTTTAAAGAGTGCAAATATACACCAGGAGCGAGACAACACTATTACAAAGGTAAGTAACATGtacacattcatttcacatcAGTATTAACACAACTTACATCGTCAGTGACTGCCGCACCGTTGTAAACATGTCGAGTGGTGAACGTGAGGAAAGGAAGAGGTACTGCATAAACAGTCTTCAAAATTAAACGCccacttcaaaataaaggcatGAACATATAAACATTTCTAACTTGAGGAATTCAGAACAGAGTATCTGACGTTTGCATCCTGCCAGCGAGTTTAACAAACCCTTTTTATTCAAGGAGCTGATGCCGCCATTTGTCTGAGTTTACAAAGAAACCAACATACGCGGGTTTTTTGATTCGCATCACACACTGTTGGTTCTGCAGCTCAGTATGCTGGGCATACACTGTGCGATTTTTGGAATCGCGGTATTCAGCTGCTGCTCATACTGTACGAGTGAATCGCAAGGGTTAAAACGTCGCAGCTCACGATTCCCGTTCTCACACTGTACAATCCGATGGTCTGATGCGATCTGGCTGCTCACACTACACGACACGTCGGACTCGGTCGGACTGACCGGAAttgcaagaagaagaagccggAAGTGGGAGATGCTTGGATTCTCACAGATGCTTTCCTGAGATGATGCTACTCACCAAAGAAAAGCGCGTTGCTCTGGCAATTTGTGCCATTCTGTGTgcagacagcaaaaaaaaaagacgacgGCGACGTGTATGGACGAGGAAATGGCTTGGTAGACGTGGGCAGTATGGCCTGTCAATTCTTCAACGAGAGCTGGAGGTAAGTAAATTGTTATAATAGCACATTAGGCCTATCAGACCCTTTCAGCTCGTGTACACCAACGTGGTCAGTCAATAAATCCATAAGTAGACTACTTGTTATAGTTCTGTCAACTTTAACTGACTTTCTACTGTTCTGTGTTTGTAGTAGCCTAGGGTAGCCTACAGTAGATACAATACAGTTGAAATGTGATGGTCTATCCAATGACTGCAGCTGTCTAGGGGGAGGAACTATGCAAACAATCTTATTGATGTGATGGAGGCATCAGTTTTACTTTGACAGTTTGTCTtattatacaacatttaaatgttttgatcagACTCTTAAATTAACAACGACATCTAACATCTATAATGCgcctgtgttctgttttatagGTTGATGATATGAGGGGTTTTCGGGACCTCCTCAGAATTTCTGTAGAGGAGTTCTATTTTCTTCTGGAGAGGGTTACTCCTCACATTGTGAAGCAGGATACTCACCTCAGGAAGGCCATCAGCCCTAAGGAGAGGCTTTCTGTTACCCTTAGATTTTTGGCAACAGGCAAGTGTGTTGACATATGCTCCCTATTACTCAAAGGTTGAAAGTGAGGCAAGGTCATCTATCTGTCATATTAAAAATCAAGTTCACACATGCAACTGCATACAACCACACTACATCATACAACTTTCACCTTTCTACATCAGTTATGCTGGCACCTCCAACTACACCTCTTTCTATCCATGTAGGTACTATTACCACCTACTAGATTCTATTCTCAATCCATACTAAAATCTGTCGATGTTCATCTTCCCTTACATTAAAAGGTGGACTATGAGATCCTGCATGATGTCACTTCTGTTGATATTCCACGTAAACaccaaacaaaatgttactttcaaTTTCACACTACTAAATTAACTTTACTTATTGTCCCCCAACTTTGCTCATTGCCCATGTTGTCTCCCAAGACCGGACTTTTTCACAATGTATTCTGGGAGCAGGCAGCAAGCTGATCATAGGGAGATGCTTACGATTttagacaaaaatgaaaatttACTAAAAACCAGGCAAGATCTCATTGTCcacctttaacatttaaatccaCACAACACTATAgacattttctccattttgaTAGGCGAGACCTTCAACTCGTTGAGTTTCCAGTATAGGATTGGAAGCACCACACTGAGCAGGATCGTCATGGAAACATGCACAGCCCTTACCTCTGTGTTGCGTGAAGATTACTTGAAGGTAAATTTAACTGGGaataataatctaaaatcaTACAGAACATCACATTACCCATGGTCAGACTATTGAAAGGTTGACTTGCACAATGATTTCTCACCTAAATCAGCTGAGTcctttgtgtatttatactgtctTTATGAAaggtgaaatttaaaaaaaaaagaactcaaagtgtttttgaaaacattatttcaccAGATTAATGTCATGTATTACTTTGTACTTCCTTCAGACACCATCAACTGATGCCGAATGGAAGGCCATTGCCAGCGACTTTTACCATAAGTGGCAGTTTCCCCAATGCTTGGGGGCTATAGatggcaaacacattttcatccaaCCCCCTGCCAAGAGCGGAAGCTGACAAGGTTGTGAAGATTGTCTTTGCCTGCATGTGTCTTCACAATTTCCTGCGGCAACGCAGATCAGATGCCTATGTACCACCTGGGTATGTAGACACAGAAGATGCCAACCACAGGCTCATTGAAGGAGCATGGAGACGGGAGGGAGGTCTTCAGTCAGTTGCGATGGGACGAGCAAGAAACCCTTCAGTGGAAGCGAAAATGCAGCGGGACCTCCTTTGCAGCTACTTTCAGACACCTGCAGGGAGTGTGTCTTGGCAAGAAGGCATGGTGTAGGAGATGAGACAACCAAATTGTCTGAGAAAAGTTaccaagtcattatttttgtgttattataaaatgacagtTCACTTCtgtatttgaagaaacattactctttgtttattgaacatgtataaaaactatgtacagaaacattaaacacatcccttcattattacaaaaataaatctacctctgtggggaaaataaacaaaatgattttcttcattaacaattataaataaatccaaaaatatTTCCAGTAACACAAAGAACAACATTGAGGTAGTTGGTAACTCACATTAGTGACTTATAAAGAACATGTAAATTTAGTGAAAGAACACAGGAAGGGTGTTATTGTTGGACTAGTCTTGACTAGTGTTCAGCATTGACAAAAATGACATTGGCTGGGTTGTGGCCTGGTGGCTTTGGGGGGCTGACTGGACCTGATAGGGGTGCAGCATGGGGTATAAAGGTGGCCTAACCTGTGTACCTGGAAATTGTGCTTGGCTGCCATACAGATTTCCAGGAACGCTGCCCTGCTGGCTGATCGCTGTCTCCTGAGCATCATAAATTAAGTTCATAATGTTCCTCCTTACCCTTAATTGTACAGCGGGATTGGTAAGGTTTCTTAGCTCTGATGCTACTTGTTGGCCAAACCGTTCCTCTGAATCAGCATCGGAGCCAGATAAGGTTTTCTGGACCTGCTGAAGCACGGACAATTTGGCCATTTCAAGGTTGTGCTCATCAAATTTTGAGTTGGATTTCTGGACTCGAGGTCTTTTGCTAGACTGACCACTTGACACTTTGACTGGTGGACTGGGGTTTTCCGTGGGCTCTGACAGTGGACTACTGATGTTCGAAGTGACATCTTCGACATCTGCGTCAATGTCAACTGTGGTTtggtcttcctctccctcctctgtaaTACTTGTGTCCTCCGACTCCGACCCAGGCTGAAGGAAACAGTGCAGAAAGCAGACAGGGAAAGTGATTACACACAAGTTAAGATCTTAACAGTGTTGTTTAGGTCAAATACCAATTTCTCATTGTATTACCACTAAACCTAGACAATGTGAGCAGGAGTAACTTAATTTAGACATAGCACTGCCATGGGAAAATGATTATGATTGTCACATGATGAGGGGAGTGGTCTGCAGGTCACAGTACCACCCACGATCCAGAGATTTATTCCCCTGGTTTCCAATTTCCAAACCAGATCTGGAGAAGCCTTTTGGATGAAAGGTGAAACGTCTTCAACTCCAAAAAGAAGTCCAGTTGCCTTAACTAACTGAACTGAACTCatcttcatttatatagcaccttaaAACAACTGCAGCTGAATACCATGACCTGGATGAATGAGAATCTTCACAGACATATTCTTAGCctacttttttgtattctttttatttgaagcacTTTTGGATTTGGATCAATTATGTTGTGtgaaagtgctatataaataaagtgactagactttactttatttaaaacttactCTCAGAGTGGACTCTGTAGATCTGTGCGCGACATGGACCCTCAAAAAGTCCAAATGCTGCAGTATCCACTGCTGTTTGGGGGTCAGTGTTTTTTGCCCACTGCCACTGGGCTTGGGTTTGATCAATTTCCCAAACTGCGTCCGCAGTGATGCCACCCTCGTTTTTACCTCGTTCACTGCAAAAGTAGgctaacatactgtatgatgtATGCTTACTACATGTACTGCTAACATTATTATCTGCTAATCATCTATACATTTTCAATGGTCCCATAAACTTAAAAGAAattgagtcacacacacacacacacacacacacacaccaccaccaccaacaacagtTATTGATAACAGTTGTTATCCACATTGCTAAATTGCTAGTCCGGACAAAAACTTACCAGGCAGCTGCAATTGGGTTGCAATTGCCATCCAACTCTTATCCCTGTTGTTGCGGTCATGGTAGGACTGTGAAGCCACATCAAGCAGGGATGTGCCTGCCATAGCTCAACAAGCCGACCCTCCGTTGCCGGCGTCCAGTTCACGCGTTGTGCTGCCATGCTGTTctgttgtcttcttcttctgttgtcaATTTTCTCTTCCGTATCTATGTTCGCGCATGCGTAGTGTGACAGGATGAGGCAAATCGGCTCGTGAAACTGCTTCAACTGTGCGAGAGCCTCACGAGGGGCGACCAGAATTTCAAACAAGTTTGATTTTCATCCGATCGATCGGGAGGTGGTCGGGAGGGCTTAATCGTTTGTCGTTACCCCATGTATACTACACGATGCGAGACGCACGATTGAGCCAAAACTCGGCCCGATCTCCAAAATAGTCGCACGAGTGAAAATCTTGTCGATATCGGGCCAAAAATCGCACAGTGTATGCCCAGCTAAGCTAGCCGGCTAAGCTGtcggctaatgttagctaacgTAACATTACGTTTTTAATAACCTTTATAGCTTTAACAGGTTGTACAGTCAATACACTACTTTAGTTAATATTTACTTGGTGCTATTGTtcgtttttatttatcaaaatgaagatataaaatgacatacaaacacaacacattataTAATAGTTGACATTTTGTAAAGAGCTAGGCAGTTGAAATATTTCCCCCATCATTCATGTCACTTGTTGGCTCTCTGTCTGCCATTGCTACCTCTGCCAGTGGTTTGACCTTGTTGACTTTGTGTGATGAACCACTAAGGTAGCCATCACTCAGGTGTCTGCCCGCTATCTCAGCCTGCACAGTTCCTCCAAGCTGACCACAGACTCAAACCTGAAGCCATCTATGATCAAGGTCTCTCCGTCCTCCTCCACGCTGCAGGCCTGACACTCCCGCTGAACCTGtcacaacaaccacaacatgCACACTGGATCACGCTGTGCCTGGCTTCCTGAGcacataaaacaataacaaggtCATTGTAAATCCAGAGAGAATGATGGGTCAACGTGCATGTGTGTACTTGCATACTTCCTGatagaaaaaatatttgaataaggaccagacatttcacattttgGTGAGGGATCCAACAATTCCAGGATTGTTGGAGACATAAATGAGCCAATCTGAGCCTTTGTAGGTGAAACTGAGGTTGGGAACATGGCCACATGACCAAACTGTTGTCCATActggataaccccacccacc
Proteins encoded:
- the LOC134861707 gene encoding uncharacterized protein LOC134861707 produces the protein MGKCKFNEAWRDKRAFHWVKPVENNVFEAFCTVCKKKIQLGTMGVKALESHAKSAKHISSMKVKDQTPSVAGVFQPANVSQLADNVSEVAGNVNQPAANVTATALPATSATPVSVDLRTAFGSTPTMKAEVLWTLNTVAKHQSYNSNENVSDLFKFMFPDSDIATTFTCGPDKTAYIAKFGLAVFIKEELVSKVNKSPFVLMFDESLNETTKNKQLDVHVRFWDEGQVQSRYLGSRFMGHSTAQDLLSHLKECMDKLNLKDLVSISMDGPSVNWKLFELFQKDQAEQYGGLQLICVGSCGLHTLHNALNC